CCACtcagaaaacaaaaaagataaaaaaggcaAAATGGATCAGTGGTTGCATATATAACACAATTTGCAATCCGGTTCATGCATAATCAATTTTCTTTACCATTAGAAGAATGGATTTGGTTTCTTTACCGAAACTAAACGCACTCTACTTTCTGAGTAAATTCACCCTTGTTATGACCAAATTGAAACTACTAGCCCAATAACTTGCATGGCATCGCACATAACAACATTGCTAAAAGTTTCACAACACAATATTATACTCCTACTTGCAGAGTACAGCATACAAAATGTTCTCCGATGCACTCTTGGTTTAAGCACATATCAACAGCATCAATCCACTTTAGACAATGTACCTAATCTGATGGGGAGCAGTGCCGAGATAACTTGGAGTCCCGAATAATTCACCAAAAGTTGAATTGCATGAAAAACTTCAATCGAAATCTGGATACAACAACCATATTCCAGTCTGGTGAAGAGGCAATCTGAACAGAAAATGAAGAGGGAGCTTCATAAAtttcaagaacaagaaaaaaatcatCCAGTGTTGTAAAACAAGAAAGAGGAACTGAATAATACTCTTTCAAGCATGGATAACACTAGGCAAAAGTACAACATTTTCAGAGTGTTTTCACAAGCATTACCATAAATTTCAATCACACATCATGAAGACAACCAATGGCATATTGGTATAGATTCTTTTCTACGATATGCTATCATTTTGCTATCAATCTTAACTGTAGACCACAAGTAAAGGGAATAACAGTACCTCAAAAGCCAAATGATGCTCAGAGCCTCTGCAAGCCAACACCAGCAGATCCTCCACCATCTTCAAAGTAGAGGAATCTTCTAACATCTGCCACCAACTCCTCTTCCTTGCTGGCATCAAACATCTCCATCCCGTGAAGCCCTTCCGACTCCATCCTCGCCACCACACTCACCCCTCTCCTCTCCAACATCCCCGCGAATTCCCTCTGTCTATCATACAGCGGATCTCCAATGTGGCCCCTCACCAGGCACCGCGGCAAGTTCCCGACCGCCGCCAGAAGCTTCGCCTCGTTCGCCATCGGGTTGCAGTACTCGTGGTCCCTGTTCGCGCCCTCCGGCAGTGCCAGCTCCCACATCAGGTCGTTCGCCACCAAAGGTATGATCTTGTCCTCCTTCGCCCTCTCCTCCGACTCCGTCCGCTCCACTCCCCCGAAGTAGGGCTGGTCCAACACCAACCCCGCTATCTTTACCGGATGCAAGCTGTCCGTCAATGCCGCCGCACGGACGGCGGCGTAGAAGGCGATGTTGCCACCGGCGCTGGTGCCCATGAGGAAGCAACGGGAGAAGTCAGCGCAATAGCGGAAGGGGAGGTCGCCCCGGCCATCCGCGGCTTGGTAGCGGAGCCAGAGGAAGGCGTCGAGGGCATCGTCGTAGGAGGCAGGGAGGCGGTGCTCGGGGGCCAAGCGGTAGTCGACGGAAAGTACAATGGCAGGGAGGGAGGCAGCCAGGCGAGCGCAGGCAGCGTGGATGGGTCCGGAGGCGGCACGGAAGAGGATGAATCCGCCGCCGTGGAAGTAAAGGATGAGGGGGAGCTTGGGAGCAGGAGGTGGTTGGCGGGGGAGGAAGAGGCGGAAGGTGGTGCCGCGGGCGGGATTGAGAGGGAGGTCCTTACAGAGGACTGCGGGATCGGAGGGGGGCAAGAGAGGGATGAGATCGGATCGAGTGAGGGAGCCGTCGGGATTGAGGGAGACCCTGAGCAGCTTGTAGGGATCCATGGTGCAGCAGCCGGAGCGTGGTTCGGATGCAATCCACCTCTTCTGGGTAGCCTGCGATGGCACGAGGCAAGTGACAAGATTTAAAGAAGCAGAAATAATTAGTCGTATTAAATTAGATGTTATAAATCTGTATGTATTATATtatactatattattattattattattattattattattattattattattattattattattattattattattattatatatatatatatatatatatatataggttcatAGCTTCATTTTGTAGCATAAGCATTTTAAGTAAGTTGATTTAAGATGGCAATCAAGGTGACCTACCGCCAGACCCTACCATCACCTCCTCCGATCCACCCCCacgtttatttttatttcatttaccACTTACCTCACTGTCTATTTCGAGAGCATTCATATTTACATCGATCGAGTTTAATTGGagagaatattttctttattattttcggACATTGATATAGACATACGTGTTGAGCCTTTACTGatccaaaataataattaaattgttTGTCAACTAATCTAATTAATATCTTAAGATGTTTAAAGAACCCTGGGGAGGAGAATCTGACACCTACCGAATCCTAGATATTGGAATCACAGGCGCTTGATTTCGCTTGTGAGTTTTCGTTCCTTTGATTCGTCATagctttttatgatattttgtagaGATTGGATGGTTCTGCGTCAGAAATAAGGGTATGATTTAATCATTGATCATAATTAAATTTGTTTGAGATCTGCTCAACTTGATCGCATTAACCAGTTTATGAGCTGTATGTATTGTATCACTCGTCTGTGAGGAGCATAATAATTACGATCGTTCACTTTCTATAATTAGTATCTGACTGCAGAGAAGACTCATTGTCATGGTGGCATTTTGTCTAAAAACACGACAAGATGTTACTTTCTAATTAGCTTTTAAATGATGAATCATTGTCATCCGACTTTTGATCAtcgatacatcatcatcatccccTCCATGACCTCTCACTCTCTCATGACTTCCATCGTTATTATCATCATTTCGATCTCCACGATCACCCCTACCTCTATCGTCTTCGCTCTTTGCTCTCACcgtaagatcctatcacgattgaCGTGTTGCACTCCCAATATAACATTCATGGTTCTATAttaaatagaatatttttcaatcaTCAAATTTAAATTTCAAGATTCATAATATTGAAAACGCAAGAAATTCAAATTTAGTTCACATATTATAAAACCTatgtaatttataaatatttatcataaatttCAAGCCAACTCAATTAATTTTAACGATCACTTATAGCTGACAAGATCAATCATAAGTCAATCATTTACTAACATCTTTTaactttgatttattttttacatttataaaaataagaaccAATTTAGATTATGGACAACAttacaattaaaatatttttttgacaaaaacatCTTGTAAAACCATGAAAAATATCATACTCTTCTAGTATTTTATTGTTCTAGCCCAAACCTAACATGAGTCTTAAGTGATAAATTGATCTAAAAG
This DNA window, taken from Musa acuminata AAA Group cultivar baxijiao chromosome BXJ3-7, Cavendish_Baxijiao_AAA, whole genome shotgun sequence, encodes the following:
- the LOC135643841 gene encoding probable carboxylesterase 8; translation: MDPYKLLRVSLNPDGSLTRSDLIPLLPPSDPAVLCKDLPLNPARGTTFRLFLPRQPPPAPKLPLILYFHGGGFILFRAASGPIHAACARLAASLPAIVLSVDYRLAPEHRLPASYDDALDAFLWLRYQAADGRGDLPFRYCADFSRCFLMGTSAGGNIAFYAAVRAAALTDSLHPVKIAGLVLDQPYFGGVERTESEERAKEDKIIPLVANDLMWELALPEGANRDHEYCNPMANEAKLLAAVGNLPRCLVRGHIGDPLYDRQREFAGMLERRGVSVVARMESEGLHGMEMFDASKEEELVADVRRFLYFEDGGGSAGVGLQRL